One Curtobacterium herbarum genomic window carries:
- a CDS encoding SRPBCC family protein produces MAKNVRIIHCTPEDVFDVLRDGWLYPTWVVGASRMRGADPGWPAVGTRIHHSFGVWPFVIDDTTTVLECDEPRRMVIQPRGWPMGEARVEVEVEPHPRGCRVTLRENPVKGPGTLVPGFLAQPAIWLRNHETARRLGWVAAGRARSR; encoded by the coding sequence ATGGCGAAGAACGTCCGGATCATCCACTGCACCCCGGAGGACGTGTTCGACGTCCTCCGCGACGGCTGGCTCTACCCCACGTGGGTGGTCGGCGCGTCCCGGATGCGCGGCGCGGACCCCGGGTGGCCCGCCGTCGGCACCCGGATCCACCACTCGTTCGGCGTCTGGCCGTTCGTCATCGACGACACCACCACCGTCCTGGAGTGCGACGAGCCCCGGCGCATGGTCATCCAGCCCCGCGGGTGGCCGATGGGCGAGGCACGCGTCGAGGTCGAGGTCGAACCCCACCCGCGCGGCTGCCGGGTCACCCTCCGCGAGAACCCCGTGAAGGGTCCGGGAACGCTCGTGCCCGGGTTCCTCGCGCAGCCCGCCATCTGGCTCCGGAACCACGAGACCGCCCGGCGGCTCGGCTGGGTCGCCGCGGGGCGCGCGCGCAGCCGCTGA
- a CDS encoding shikimate 5-dehydrogenase produces MPILHKDMQLCISLAARPSNIGTRFHNFLYDELGLDYVYKAFTTTDLPGAVAGIRALGIRGCSVSMPFKEDVIPLVDELEESAAAIRSVNTIVNDAGVLTASNTDYEAVAALLDSHGVDREARVLLRGSGGMAKAVTAAFRGAGFRHLTVVARNEATGSALADQYGYAWVGAEEQAGDADVLVNVTPLGMRGDQEAALSFAPDRITAAGTVFDVVAFPSETPLVHAGRDAGAHVITGAEVIALQAARQFERYTGVALTADQVARASAFSREA; encoded by the coding sequence ATGCCCATCCTCCACAAGGACATGCAGCTGTGCATCTCGCTCGCCGCCCGTCCGAGCAACATCGGCACCCGGTTCCACAACTTCCTCTACGACGAGCTCGGGCTGGACTACGTCTACAAGGCGTTCACCACGACGGACCTGCCCGGGGCGGTCGCCGGCATCCGCGCGCTCGGCATCCGTGGCTGCTCGGTGTCGATGCCCTTCAAGGAGGACGTGATCCCCCTGGTCGACGAGCTCGAGGAGTCCGCCGCCGCGATCCGCTCCGTCAACACGATCGTCAACGACGCCGGGGTCCTGACCGCGTCGAACACCGACTACGAGGCCGTCGCCGCACTCCTCGATTCACACGGGGTCGACCGCGAGGCCCGGGTGCTGCTCCGGGGCTCGGGCGGCATGGCGAAGGCGGTCACGGCGGCCTTCCGTGGGGCCGGGTTCCGGCACCTCACCGTCGTCGCCCGCAACGAGGCGACCGGCAGCGCCTTGGCCGACCAGTACGGGTACGCGTGGGTCGGTGCCGAGGAGCAGGCCGGCGACGCGGACGTCCTGGTCAACGTCACTCCGCTCGGCATGCGCGGCGACCAGGAGGCGGCGCTCTCCTTCGCCCCGGACCGCATCACCGCGGCGGGCACGGTGTTCGACGTCGTCGCGTTCCCGTCCGAGACCCCGCTGGTCCATGCCGGCCGCGACGCCGGTGCGCACGTCATCACGGGTGCCGAGGTCATCGCGTTGCAGGCAGCGCGCCAGTTCGAGCGGTACACGGGCGTCGCCCTGACGGCGGACCAGGTCGCGCGCGCGAGCGCGTTCTCCCGCGAGGCGTAG
- a CDS encoding NADP-dependent oxidoreductase: protein MTALPDTMRAVRFEEWGDRSVLHVADVPVPEVEPGRVLVKVRAAGINPGESAIRQGVVDDHDPEKLPSGQGTDLAGTVAAIGLDVDGFEEGDEVLGWSWERSSQAEYVSVPAGQLVPKPRLLSWEAAGGLDVAATTAAAAVRAVDPRAGETVVVSGAAGGVGSFVTQLLTNEGIDVIAIASESNHEWLRSKNARPVAYGDGLEDRIRELATNGIDAVIDTFGAEYVHLGITLGVPADRIETVIAFEAAAEVGAKASGSADTADPEILSALANMVADGSVEVPIAATFPLEQVQDAYAQLEERHTRGKIVLLP, encoded by the coding sequence ATGACTGCTCTCCCTGACACCATGCGCGCCGTCCGCTTCGAGGAGTGGGGCGACCGTTCCGTCCTGCACGTCGCCGACGTCCCCGTTCCCGAGGTCGAGCCCGGCCGCGTGCTCGTGAAGGTCCGCGCCGCCGGCATCAACCCCGGCGAGTCCGCCATCCGGCAGGGCGTCGTCGACGACCACGACCCCGAGAAGCTGCCGTCCGGCCAGGGCACCGACCTCGCCGGCACGGTCGCCGCGATCGGCCTCGACGTCGACGGCTTCGAGGAGGGCGACGAGGTCCTCGGCTGGTCGTGGGAGCGTTCGAGCCAGGCGGAGTACGTCTCCGTCCCCGCCGGCCAGCTCGTCCCGAAGCCCCGCCTGCTCTCGTGGGAGGCCGCCGGTGGCCTCGACGTCGCCGCCACCACCGCCGCTGCCGCCGTCCGTGCCGTCGACCCGCGCGCCGGTGAGACCGTCGTCGTCTCCGGTGCCGCCGGCGGTGTCGGGTCGTTCGTCACCCAGCTGCTGACGAACGAGGGCATCGACGTCATCGCGATCGCCTCCGAGTCGAACCACGAGTGGCTCCGCTCCAAGAACGCCCGCCCGGTCGCGTACGGCGACGGGCTGGAGGACCGCATCCGCGAGCTCGCCACGAACGGCATCGACGCCGTCATCGACACGTTCGGCGCCGAGTACGTGCACCTCGGCATCACGCTCGGGGTGCCGGCCGACCGCATCGAGACCGTCATCGCCTTCGAGGCCGCGGCCGAGGTCGGCGCCAAGGCCTCGGGCAGCGCGGACACCGCCGACCCCGAGATCCTGTCGGCGCTGGCGAACATGGTCGCCGACGGCTCGGTCGAGGTCCCGATCGCCGCCACCTTCCCGCTCGAGCAGGTGCAGGACGCCTACGCCCAGCTCGAGGAACGCCACACCCGCGGCAAGATCGTCCTGCTGCCGTAG
- a CDS encoding PspC domain-containing protein, whose translation MTNTLHRPRSGRLLAGVCAGIADRFGWSRTGVRVLWVILSLFPGPLWIAYVVLWIVMPTQGKRR comes from the coding sequence ATGACGAACACACTCCACCGCCCCCGCTCCGGTCGCCTGCTCGCCGGGGTCTGCGCCGGCATCGCCGACCGCTTCGGCTGGTCCCGCACCGGCGTCCGCGTCCTCTGGGTCATCCTCAGCCTGTTCCCCGGCCCGCTCTGGATCGCCTACGTCGTGCTCTGGATCGTGATGCCGACGCAGGGCAAGCGGCGCTGA